The segment GATAAATGCATGAACAGGTGTACAGGTTTCCCTAATGAGATGGccagtgtgtgattatagaagTGTTGATAAGCAGGTCAGATATAAGAACCTTTTTTTACTTATTGTGTGATATGATTTATTTGGCAGTTCTAGAGTGCGGCCCACAGGATGACCCAGTTACCTGACCGAAAGGACTAATTTGAAGAAGAATCAGACAAAGCAAGTGTGGTACCATGATGCCAGTTGAGCCAAACAACACAAGCAATGAGGgattaaatctctccttttgcTTTTCTATTAACAAAGACCGTTTAAAAACCAATGACACCATCGCTGCACGCTACTTTCCAGTGGTGTTCTCTGTGCTGGGCCTCATCTCCAACTTGTTTGCCTTTGTAGTGCTGGTTAAGACCTTCCAGCAAACACACAGCCGCTCTCGATCCTCCTTCCTTCTCTTTCTGTGTGGCCTAGTGGTGACTGACTTCATGGGCCTGCTCGTCACTGGAGTCATTGTGGTTCCTTTTCGCTTCACAGAATATAAGTGGACAGACTTGGACCCCCACTGTCACCTCTGCAATTTTATGGGCATGTCCATGGTGTTCTATGGACTGTGCCCACTCCTTTTAGGTGCCACAATGGCCATGGAACGATTTGTTGGCATCACTCAGCCCTTTGCTCGGTCCACCAAAATGTCAAAGGGCCGAGCATACACCATGGTGCTCAGCGTGTGGGTGACAGCCTGGTGCATAAGCCTGTTGCCTCTGATCGGTTTGGGTAGCTATCACCTCCAGATTCCTGGTTCGTGGTGCTTCCTGAACATCAGCTCTAAGCCTCTGGATATGGTTTTCTGCCTGGTGTTTTCAGGGGTCGGGCTACTGTGTCTGGCTGTGTCCTTCATCCTGAATACTGTGAGTGTGGTCACCTTGCTAAGAATCTGCTGTGGACAGGACTCCACTCAGCGCCGGAGAGACTATGAGGTGGAGATGATGGTGCAGCTCATCCTTATCATGGTCATTGCATCCGTCTGCTGGTACCCATTGCTGGTAAGTGTGTGGATGTGTAATGTGTGGAGCTTTAGTTTATTAAGGTAAGTTTTTCTTGCTATGAACAAGAAAACTAAACCAGAATTTGCCTAAGAAGTGAGCCAAAATGATAAGCAAGGATTGTAAAATAAGATAGCAAGACAAAATAAGATATTAAAAGGATAAAATACACAAATTCTTTTCAATATAAATCAGGAATTTTCATTTGTATTAAATGCTATTACAATAGTATACACTTTGTGTTTCtcaattatttaaactttatacaatacaagGATATTTCATATAAATCAACACAACAATAAAAGCATTAAGTTTGGCATGGCTCCACAGTTTCTCCTCAATTAGCGCACTTTGTAAGAAGGCTGTGTTCAGGAAATATGCTGGAAATGCAGTGACATAACCATGTTGGGTGCTGATAAGCCATGCCTGGAGGAAGCATCTCCGGCAGTTGACTGCACAGGAAGCTGCTCTTTGTAACTCCTGAATATAAAACGCACGTGCTTCACGTCAAATcgtgtaaatatatttaattgtctatcaataaagcccagtaaaaaaaacatatgcctaatctttattaaaatattccattaaatataaaatattaaatgctcAAATAAATGTGAGGATATTGGAGAACTATATATTAAAGTAAGTAAATTCAATAGTTTTAATAGTTCCTGTTTGTTAAACATTGCAAGAGAATCGCTGGTTATACAGTAGTTCTGTTATACGCTCCCCCAGATTCAAAGGTTCAAGTCCCGTGGTTGGTGAGTTTCCTAAGGGTGCTCCGATTTACTTAAAAATCCAAAgatgtgcagattaggctaattgccatttccaaattgttcATAATGTGCAAGCGAATGTGTGCGTAATTTTGTCTTGTGATGGATTTGCACCTTAGAATGTACCCTTGCTCAGGCCCTGTGTTGCCTGGGATAGGTTCCGGGCCTTCCACGACCCTGTACATGGTAAACGGTATAGACACAAATGAGTAAGAGAGTGTGACAGTGTGTAAATCAGCttataaactttattattcaAATTTGTGCTTTACAAGTCATTGTAATCCACTTGGACTGTTCCTGCTGTAATTGCAAATGAatggatttaaatatttattttttaaaagcctttaaatatttatttaaacaatctaTGATTTTACATAACCGTTGTAAACCGAGTGTTCCTATGTTCAAATTtcagatgtatttttttatatatccatTGTCCAGTAAACTATGCCACATCTGTGTGTTCGGATGAATCATGacattaaaatacaacaaataaatttttttaattaaaataattaacagttCTCATCTCAGAGTAGTTTAATTTGATCCAACTTATTTTCATCACACTACAGTCCTTTCACATTTTCTCCATGTTAAAACTGCTGACTTAAAGGAAGC is part of the Clarias gariepinus isolate MV-2021 ecotype Netherlands chromosome 15, CGAR_prim_01v2, whole genome shotgun sequence genome and harbors:
- the tbxa2r gene encoding thromboxane A2 receptor yields the protein MMPVEPNNTSNEGLNLSFCFSINKDRLKTNDTIAARYFPVVFSVLGLISNLFAFVVLVKTFQQTHSRSRSSFLLFLCGLVVTDFMGLLVTGVIVVPFRFTEYKWTDLDPHCHLCNFMGMSMVFYGLCPLLLGATMAMERFVGITQPFARSTKMSKGRAYTMVLSVWVTAWCISLLPLIGLGSYHLQIPGSWCFLNISSKPLDMVFCLVFSGVGLLCLAVSFILNTVSVVTLLRICCGQDSTQRRRDYEVEMMVQLILIMVIASVCWYPLLVFIAQTVLSASKLDLLKLLLYIRFATWNQILDPWVYILFRCSVLKRIYPRAALSRGFTSLRRLTQSSIGRPSSLSQQVSEEPKREEALMSPAN